One Streptomyces fagopyri DNA window includes the following coding sequences:
- a CDS encoding exodeoxyribonuclease III, with protein MLTVTSVNVNGLRAAAKKGFVEWLAETSADVLCLQEVRAEPGQLPEEVRAPEGWHVVHAPAAAKGRAGVSLYTRREPDRVQVGFGSEEFDTSGRYVEVDLPGVTVASLYLPSGEVGTERQDEKTRFMGEFLTHLKGLRERAAADGREVVVCGDWNIAHREADLKNWRANKKNSGFLPEEREWLGRVLDASDGGYVDVVRALHPDTEGPYSWWSYRGRAFDNDSGWRIDYQIATRGLADRAVKGFVERAATHAERWSDHAPVTVVYDR; from the coding sequence GTGCTGACTGTCACCTCTGTGAATGTGAACGGGCTCCGGGCCGCCGCGAAGAAGGGTTTCGTGGAGTGGCTCGCGGAGACCTCCGCGGATGTCCTGTGCCTCCAGGAGGTGCGGGCGGAGCCCGGACAGCTGCCCGAGGAGGTGCGGGCGCCCGAAGGGTGGCACGTCGTGCACGCCCCGGCCGCCGCCAAGGGCCGCGCGGGCGTGTCCCTGTACACCCGCCGCGAACCCGACCGGGTCCAGGTCGGATTCGGCTCCGAGGAGTTCGACACCTCCGGCCGGTACGTCGAGGTGGACCTCCCGGGCGTCACCGTGGCCAGCCTCTACCTGCCCTCGGGGGAGGTCGGCACCGAGCGGCAGGACGAGAAGACGCGGTTCATGGGCGAGTTCCTCACCCACCTGAAGGGCCTGCGCGAGCGTGCGGCCGCCGACGGGCGCGAGGTCGTGGTGTGCGGCGACTGGAACATCGCCCACCGGGAGGCCGACCTCAAGAACTGGCGGGCGAACAAGAAGAACTCCGGTTTCCTGCCCGAGGAGCGCGAGTGGCTGGGCCGGGTCCTGGACGCGTCCGACGGCGGATACGTCGACGTCGTACGGGCTCTGCACCCGGACACCGAGGGTCCGTACTCGTGGTGGTCGTACCGGGGGCGGGCCTTCGACAACGACAGCGGATGGCGCATCGATTATCAGATCGCGACCCGGGGACTCGCCGACAGGGCGGTGAAGGGCTTCGTGGAG